The genomic region TGACCCGCGGCGCCGAAGCATTTGGCACCCAGTGCATTGTCTGCGCCATGGACGTGCGCCGGAATTTCACCCCGAATGAAAAGGCAATCCCTGTGATTCTCGAAGATGGCCGGAGATGCTGGTACGAGGTGGTCATCTACGGGGGGAGTAAGCCGACGGGGATCGATGCCATTGCCTGGGCAAAGGAGGCCGAGGAGAGAGGCGCCGGGGAGATCCTCCTCACCAGCATGGAGACCGATGGCACCAAGAACGGTTTTGATATCGCCATAACGTCAGCAATCTCCGAAGCCGCGGGCATCCCGGTCATAGCAAGCGGCGGGGTCGGGACGCTTGAGCATTTTTACGAAGGATTCACGAAAGGCAAAGCCGATGCATGCCTTGCGGCAAGTGTCTTCCACTACGGAGAATTCACCGTAAAAGAAGTAAAAGAGTATCTCAGATCGCAGGATATCCCGGTACGGCTCTGAGATCGAATTCAAAGGCTGCAACGGAGTGTTCGAGCTCGAAGGCCACGAGCACGGCGGGATGGATCTCGCCAAAGACACCCGCTTTTTTCCCGTTCACCAGGATATCGCCGCGGCGCCCGTCGATAAAAGCAGGGTCAGCGGACTCCTTCACGGTATAGTCGATCGATAGCTCATGGAGCACTGCATCGGCCGAAGCGTACGCCTCAGAAAAGTCCGCATCCGGGTGGGTACTGACACCCGCAGCCTGCTGGTGCGTGCGGCAATCCAGTACAACGTCGCCGATCGTAAAGAGGCGCTGGGGAAGCTCGCGGTGCCGGTTTAACGTGAGGAATTCAAGGAGAAGGGGCAGGAGTTCGGTCCTGACAACTGTGTTCTCGATGCTGATCGGGTGCATAACGCGGAGGACGCCTTTTGTCTCCTCCCGCTGCATCCGCTTGTAGAGCACATCCTCGTTTGTCAGGGTAAACGGCATCACTTCGAGGTACCCTAAGCCCGTGAAGGCTTCGCGGGCCAGGGCCGCGTTGACCTGGACCGGATGGGGTTTTCCCACGGTATATGATTTGGGGGGCTGGGATTCGAGCTTGTCATAGCCGTAGGCGATGGCCACATCCTCAAAGATGTCCCAGTCGTGCATGATATCGGCCCGGTAGCAGGGCACCTGGACCTTTACCTTGTCTGCACCGGCCGGTTCGGCACCAAAACGCATCCGCTGGAGAAGCCCCGCCATAGACGCCGGTGTCAGGCTGACGCCGAGAATCCGGGAGCATTCCGGAACGCTGAGGATCCGCTCGGAGGGGGCAAGCGTCGGGGTCTGGACTCCGCCGATCTCTACGCTCTCGATGCTTGCGCCGGCTTCCGCCATCGCTGTGCATATAATATTGACCGCAACGCTGACCGCCCGCTTGTCGGTGCCGGTGGTGTCGAGGAGGATGTTCTTCGTGTCGATGGTGACCCGG from uncultured Methanoregula sp. harbors:
- the hisF gene encoding imidazole glycerol phosphate synthase subunit HisF, translated to MVLTRRIIPCLDLKDGRVVKGTNFLGLRDAGDPVELAERYNEQGADEVVFLDITASKEKRGIIIDVIKRAADQLFLPLTVGGGLKTPDDIQQILRAGADKVSLNTSAVHDPTLLTRGAEAFGTQCIVCAMDVRRNFTPNEKAIPVILEDGRRCWYEVVIYGGSKPTGIDAIAWAKEAEERGAGEILLTSMETDGTKNGFDIAITSAISEAAGIPVIASGGVGTLEHFYEGFTKGKADACLAASVFHYGEFTVKEVKEYLRSQDIPVRL
- the pheT gene encoding phenylalanine--tRNA ligase subunit beta produces the protein MAVITLPYKYLERLTRTDKKTILEKVPLIGSDVERIEEDHADVEFFPDRPDLFSPEGVARAMRGYLGIETGLPAYSVKPSGIKFTIDPQLAEIRPVLGAAVIRGVSFDDESIQSIMSLQESLHWAVGRGRSKVAIGIHDMDTVKPPFHYIASRRSRGFIPLDFKEKMTMDEILEKHPKGRDYAKIVKDFPLFPLIVDDDDHVLSFPPIINGERTRVTIDTKNILLDTTGTDKRAVSVAVNIICTAMAEAGASIESVEIGGVQTPTLAPSERILSVPECSRILGVSLTPASMAGLLQRMRFGAEPAGADKVKVQVPCYRADIMHDWDIFEDVAIAYGYDKLESQPPKSYTVGKPHPVQVNAALAREAFTGLGYLEVMPFTLTNEDVLYKRMQREETKGVLRVMHPISIENTVVRTELLPLLLEFLTLNRHRELPQRLFTIGDVVLDCRTHQQAAGVSTHPDADFSEAYASADAVLHELSIDYTVKESADPAFIDGRRGDILVNGKKAGVFGEIHPAVLVAFELEHSVAAFEFDLRAVPGYPAI